A single genomic interval of Camelina sativa cultivar DH55 chromosome 11, Cs, whole genome shotgun sequence harbors:
- the LOC104724270 gene encoding phenolic glucoside malonyltransferase 1-like → MVTKEMVSSLTIIEVARVSPSNPDSSEPVALPLTFFDLFWYKLHPVELVIFYTLTDATRPFFDSVIVPNLKTSLSSSLSHYLPLAGKLVWEQLDTKPSIVYTPNDAVSFTVAESNADFSRLTGNEPYPTAELHPLVPELHVSDDSASAVSFQITLFPNQGFCIGINAHHAVLDGKTTTMFLKSWAHACKNQDSSLPEDLIPNYDRTVIKSPTDLDTEILNAWHSAAKTFTGGKEPENPKSLKLLRSPEIGPDVVRYTLNLTREDIQKLREQLKRESSVSSSPKELRLSTFVIVYSYVLTCMIKARGGDPNRPVGYGFAVDCRSLMVPPVPSSYFGNCVSASFKMPLKAETFMSEEGFLAAASMVSDLVEALDESTAWKIPEILGAFATLPPGAQVLSVADSTRFGVYGLDFGWGRPEKMVVVSIDQGEAISLAESRDGNGGVEVGFSLKKHEMAVLIDLLHNGLKD, encoded by the coding sequence GAGCCAGTAGCTCTCCCACTCACCTTCTTCGACCTTTTCTGGTACAAACTCCACCCCGTCGAACTAGTCATCTTCTACACACTCACCGACGCAACTCGCCCTTTCTTCGACTCAGTCATCGTCCCCAATCTCAAAACCTCTCTCTCCTCATCCCTCTCTCACTACCTCCCACTCGCCGGCAAACTCGTTTGGGAACAACTTGACACCAAACCAAGTATCGTATACACCCCAAACGACGCCGTTTCATTCACCGTCGCCGAGTCAAACGCCGACTTCTCACGTTTAACCGGAAACGAACCATACCCGACCGCCGAGTTACACCCGTTAGTCCCGGAGCTACATGTCTCCGACGACTCAGCCTCCGCCGTGTCGTTTCAAATCACGTTATTTCCAAACCAAGGGTTTTGCATCGGCATAAACGCACACCATGCCGTTTTAGATGGAAAAACAACAACCATGTTTCTCAAATCTTGGGCGCACGCATGTAAAAATCAAGATTCTTCTCTACCGGAGGATCTAATCCCAAATTACGACCGTACGGTCATAAAAAGCCCGACGGATTTGGATACTGAGATCTTGAACGCTTGGCACTCAGCAGCCAAAACGTTCACCGGTGGTAAAGAACCAGAAAACCCCAAGAGTTTAAAGCTCTTGCGGTCGCCTGAGATAGGTCCCGACGTCGTCAGGTACACTCTCAATCTCACTAGAGAAGACATTCAAAAGCTTAGAGAACAACTCAAGAGAGAATCCTCTGTCTCATCATCACCAAAGGAGCTTCGCTTATCGACGTTTGTGATTGTTTACTCGTACGTTTTGACGTGTATGATCAAAGCTCGAGGCGGTGATCCGAATAGACCAGTCGGGTACGGATTCGCGGTGGATTGTCGAAGTCTCATGGTTCCGCCGGTTCCATCGAGTTATTTCGGCAATTGTGTCTCTGCTTCTTTTAAGATGCCGTTAAAGGCAGAGACTTTTATGAGTGAAGAAGGGTTTTTAGCTGCTGCGAGTATGGTTAGTGATTTGGTTGAGGCATTGGATGAGAGTACAGCATGGAAGATCCCAGAGATTTTGGGAGCATTTGCGACTCTTCCACCAGGAGCACAGGTTCTGTCTGTTGCGGATTCGACCCGGTTCGGAGTATACGGGTTGGATTTCGGGTGGGGAAGACCGGAGAAAATGGTGGTTGTGTCGATTGATCAAGGCGAAGCGATTTCCTTAGCGGAGAGTAGAGATGGAAATGGCGGTGTGGAGGTTGGCTTCTCTCTCAAGAAACATGAAATGGCTGTTCTCATTGATTTGCTTCATAACGGCCTCAAAgattaa